The nucleotide sequence TCACTGTCTAGTTTCCTTAATCACTTACTTTGGTACAATATCCGAGCCTTGCTGCATCAGCGTACCGATCACAAACCAAAGTGAATTGATCAACGAAAACTGGTTTTGTAAAACTTCCGGATCTTTTTTGCAGGGATGCGGATTTTCCCATTCGTATGGACTGAATCTGTAACAAAATTATCCCACTGAATTAACACCTAATGGACCCTGTGCTAGCGGAAAGCCACAGATTATCCCAttttcattaacaaaattttactgCTCTTTCATAAGCTATGCTGTGTCTCCTAAAAAGGAACCCAGCTTGCAAGAAATTACCAATGAATTTACAGGAAAAGTGGCCATTTATTCACCAGTAATTATCAGTacaatatcaaaaattctcaagctCCCAATTTCCAAGAATTAccaaaagtttgccaaaaatgaccaaaaggcaaaaattcattaaataaggtgcaccgggggaagttggaatttggggtaagttagaaaacttgctctagcgcctagaggtttatatctggcgaagtgccactaaaggtgacttgagggtactacccctacttcatcacagcataaaaattttcgcgattcagtttcattttagatgtctttggttcaattgtattttgttgttgttttgaacttattttgaatttggtctaaaatacagactttctatttcttagtttttcgcatatagcggacgaactgtgcgtcctagtgaaaatctgatgagagtgatatctcaaagagaattaaattctctacaattttgtttcagtgcaatttttctaggacgctcggtttgtgatctacgcctctgcaaagtttagcctgttctgacttcccccaattggggtaagtcaggacagtttatattttattccactgagcgaaagctactgtgtcaatcgcgctcaaatttttaccataggttaagaacccttatgggaacctacataataaatttcatccatattggttcattagaaggggagtaacagctggtcaaagatgaaattgcgaaaaatcattctgacttgccccggtgcaccttaaatATTACAACTAATTACTTCATATTTTACCAGTAATTCctagaaattaccagtgatttaccaaaatttaatatCTACTGACAAAGGACCAGTAATCACCAATGAATTACCGAGAAATTATCTGCAactaatttaacaaaaaattaccagtgatttaccaggaaatcaccagtgatttaccagaaaattaccagggATTTGCCGGAAAATTACCAGGGATTTactagaaaattaccagtaatttaccagaaaattaccagtaatttaccagaaaattaccagtaatttaccagaaaattaccagtaatttaccagaaaattaccagtaatttaccagaaaattaccagtaatttaccagaaaattaccagtaatttaccagaaaattaccagtaatttaccagtaatgtaccagtaatttaccagaaaattaccagtaatttaccagaaaattaccagtattttactagaaaattaccagtgacttaccagaaaattatcagtgatttaccagaaaactatcagtaatttaccagtgatttaccagcaatttacccgcgatttaccaaaaaaaaaaattaccagaaatctactagaaatttaccaataatttaccagaaaattaccagttatcTACCAGAAAATCATCAGTCAtctaccagaaatttaccagtgatttaccaaaaaatcaccaacaatttacgagtattttaccaaaaaattaccagaaatatACCAGACAtctaccagaaaattaccagtaatttaccagaaaatcgCCGGTGATTTACCAGAAAGTTACCAGTAATCTACCagaaaattaccggtaatttgttagtaatttaccagaaattaacCAGTGATTTAACagaaaattgccagtaatttaccagaaaattaccagtaatctaCTAGAAaattaacagtaatttaccagaaaattaccagtaatttaccagaaaattaccagtaatttaccagaaatataccagtaatttaccagaaatttaccagaaatataccagtaattttctgaaaagttaccagtaatctaccagaaaatgaccagtaatttaccagaaaattaccggtaatttaccaaaaatgatgggttaataattagaaaattacttattagtaatttatcgaaaaaacTTACCTCGCTAAAATGAATAACAACAGTGAAACACCTAAGTAAGCTGTAGCCATGTATAACCAAACGTCGAATGACAAAGGagacaaaaatgagaataaattggGCGAATGCCTGATAGGTTTTCGATACAGTACACTgattcctgaaaaaaaagtacgtgtACTTAGGTAAttgtaaatacatataaattattttacaaGGGTAAATTATTAAACTTCACTCTTACCAAGATTCATGAAAGGCATTGTAAAATCAACCACTTGTTCGCGATCATAAGTAATGGTCAAATCGGCAACCGCCAAATCAGCTctctgaataaaaaatcaaaatgaaattgaatatttggtACCAATGTGGGTAAGTTATCATTGATCACAAATATCCAGGGATCGGGGGTTATTTTATTACCTGTTCCAGTAATTCTCCGATCATGCCATCCCATTCGTGAGTTGCCCTATTCATAGATCCGTGGCGTCCATCGGGTACTATTCTGAAAGTGTAGTTGAATCCTAATATCCGAGCTATTTCTCCGATTAAATCAACCACGTAACCTTCAAACTGATTATTGCCTGTCAGAAGTTCGCTGGACGGTTTACGCGTAAAATAAGGTgcactctaaaaaaaaaaaaatacttaaaaataggtaggtaattgattaACATCCATGGTTGATATTCAAACCGTCGAACcgattttagtttttctttatttaatttcaatcatACATTTTTCACTCTTGCCAACTGAACTTACCAAGAGGGTAGTGATAATAAAATGCTTGGTTTGCAAGCTTTCTACTATCTCTGTGTAGGTTTCGGTGTAggtttgcgaaaaattcaagcCACTGGTGGAATTCCACGTGCCTATAGTTTTGAGACCATCTTCACGTAATGTGATTATGTCGAATTGCACGTTCGTTCTAAATCCTTGATTGTCGAATTTTATAAGACCACTGAGACCTTCGATTTCCACCTAGAAAATATAAAGATGGTATAATTACTAGCTGTGTACAAAAAACTGGTGGGCCAAGTCAATAGTTTTGGGCACACTGGTGAAGAAACATTTACAACTAGTCGCCTccgattgaactaaaatttggcTCATCCAAAGAACAAACCGAATTCTAACCTTTTGTAGTTGATTTATCGAAAATTAGTCTTCTGAGGCCTGCGAGTGACAGGCTTTTTCagtaaaccaaattttagctgaATTAAAATTGACCGGTTGTAAAAATCTCTTTGTGAGTATACCGCTACGATAACGTACCACTCTCATATAATTTATCAAACTGAAACCGTGCGAAAATGTATCAACAGTCGAATCACAACTGATAGGATTTATGTCGATTTGTTGACTGGCATCTAAATCATGTAAGGCTTTCGCAAATAAATACACTGCATCGTACATTAATGCAGTTTCAGtctgaaacattgaaaaacgaATAATTAAGGTGGACATTTACTTGATAAatggctgaaattttaaataggtagctaTGATGAAATCGGGGCAGTTCACTTTTTTATGAATTACTTATAATTggggaaatttggaaaaaaatcccacATTCATAATGATGAACTTTTCGTTATTGGATTCACAAAACCATGGAGGGGAGGGGCAACCCCTAAAAAATTatcgtgaaaattaaaaaaaatgtaaaatattgcGTGATGTatcgttttttatattttcgagagtgctgaacacgaatattcgcctggtttttttttattcgacctCTCAAACGCTCCTTTGTCTCCCaagtttgctaaaaattgaaaaaattgtgtgcgATACGTGCTGCACGTTTGCGACTTTGAAGAGTCGACATGAAAATATCCCACAACTTGGCCCCTTCATTTTTCAGAGTAGGCGATTCAACTCACACTTGCGTGGCTTAGGTTACTAATTACTATTAATCAGGTGAAAAATTCGACATGTGTCCCAGAATACCCTACCTAATTTGATAATTAACTCAAAGATGAACGAAATCTATTTACCTTCATAGTTGTTGCGTTATCCTGCGATAgcataaaatattataaaaatgaaacgaGTAAATATTAATTCAATGTAACAATGCACAATTttcatatcaaattttaaaatctttctcAATTAACACCTACCCAAtcgtgaagaatttttttgaattccggtctgttgaaattgatcaatttgaacGCAGTCAAGTTCGCTCCTGCGTATCTGAATTCGTCCAAGTTCAACGTATGGATATCctgtttcaaaataaaaaattgattaggtacCAATTATTTGAATTGAACATATACCTACTTCCGAGCAAATAGGTActgaatagtaaaaattaccaaagaagTGAGTAAATAGCTGTGGTAACTTCCAGTCATGCCTAATTGTTGCGCTTGCTTCAACAAAGCTAATGTTTTTTCTGTGGTACAATCGATTACAATTTGAGAGAAGcccatatttttcatttttttcagcaatggTCTGTTCGAACACACAGATATCAAtttattaaataggtattttgcctttttaaaaatagttgaaCTATAAGATCTAGAAAAGTACTCGTTAATATTTTACCTATGATCTGTTATTTCGCTATTCAGTCTCGTAATGAAACTCGGTTTCAAGTAATGCTCGCCGCCAATCAGCCCTTGTAAATGAACCAAGTCGTCGAGATCTTCGTAAATAATGGCGTAGTTTTTCCATCCAAATGATTTAACTACACTGGCGAAAGCCTAAAATGGTAAAGCAATAACGTGAAGCTGGTACATGCAATGCATATTGTAATTCAACACatgtagtaaaaaaaatccagataATTGCCAACCTCTGATAAAGCCATCGGATGAGGAAATAAATTCACTAAACAGCTTCCGCGACTCATTTTAAATTGTCTAGTCTCCAAATGAGGAACTTCCATCGTATCGCATATCGACTGCGTGTGCCTGGCTGCAGCTGCACTTTGAGGACCGAATATTGCTGCTACTCCTTTACGCAATATATTACAAGCTGCGAAGTGGGATATTTTCTGATTAGAGTTTTATCGAGGTGATTGGAACCGaatcaagctagatcgaaataCCTATGTCTTAAAAGCCAAATAATCAGAATTTCAGATTCTAAAGttaaagatcaatttttgatttttgttgaatttatttgttgagagcaatttttaaactttttatgaaattcaatttttttgagcaaattgaaCCAATGTGAATGAATTTGTTCAATTCAACTCTCATACGTCAACAACCATCATTTTTTGGTCCACTCTGTAGTCTCCAGCGACTattaaattttccagaaaatttttttgctaacaATTGCGATTTaatctttcacaatttttagagcatttatttgattttataatACATATCTGCTCAGAGttttatgaacttgaaaaaaatagcacTCAATTCCAAACATGCAatgcaaaactttcaaaaacttgagaaaatttaccaatctttgaaatttgtttactaAATTATTGGGAAGCGGAACAAGAAGACGGGCGACCTTgtgaggccagacaggcaggtcaatgaccttagaacGCCACATTAGCAAACATACGACTttgagaagtcagacagatggggatcaatgaccttaagacgTCAGACTGCTAGACTAgcgaccttaagaagccagacagacgggtcaatgaccttcagaggaCAGACAGACAGTCAGACAGGCAACCTTGAGAACCCAAaaagacgggtcaatgatcttaaaAAACCAGACAGGTGGACATACGATCTTGAGAAGCCAGaaagacaggtcaatgactttCAGAGGCTGAAAAGGTAggtagacgaccttgagaagccagacagatgagTCAGTGACTTCCAGAGACCAGCCAGGTAGACAGATGACCTCGGCAGGTCAAAtatacaggtcaatgacctttagagggATAGAGACTAGATAGGCAGATGACTTTGAGAAatcagacagatgggtcaataaCCTTATGGCATCATAAATATGGACATACGACTTTGAGCAGCGagacaggcaggtcaatgaccttcaaagACTAGACTGGCAGGCAAACGACCTTGAATAGCCAGACGGACAGGCCAATGATCTTTATAGACCCAGCCagatgaccttaagaagccagacagatgggtcaatgaccttcagagacCAGCCAGGTAGACATATGACCTTGTGAGGTCAAAcatacaggtcaatgacctttcgAGCGATTGGGACTAGATaggcagatgaccttgagaaacctgacaggcgggtcaatgaccttatgacaTCAGACATGTGAACATACAACCTTGATAAGCCAGgcaggcaggtcaatgaccttcaagGACCAGACTGGCAGCCAGACGGTCTTGAAAAGCCacacagacaggtcaatgatcttTAGAGACCCAGCctaatgaccttgagaagccagacagatgggtcaatgacctttaacCGGCTAATCTAACAGAccttttgttcgtttttttttttttttttggaaactaaaaaaatccaaaatacgtACGTAAGGTTagtttatgcatttttttggagatAGAATGTTAAGTCGTGAATCGGTTTGAATTTCGGGCTgactttccaaaaaattcaaatttgcgcTAAAAActctttattttttgatgaaagagGCATCGGAACTCAAATTGGACACCGCATTCAGGCTCAGAGACTCCCAATTAGTCAGAAAATAtcatctaaattgaaaaaagtagccACTTACTACCATAGGATATGTGCAAATTACTAATAACGTtcataaggcttttgacgtattgcgggttgcatatcggtttgcctgaactttatcggtttggtgggcattcttatcagtgagtatcaaaatttcatattttgagcaattttcacaaggtgtttttgaaatttatagtttttatttttagtttttccttcTATTTTGAACACTGTTaaatcctgtgatggaaaaagattcgctctttgtcgaggttcaaagacgttttgtcaacttctttaaaactcgacgaagagaggatctttttccattacagggtttaagagtgttaaaattgaagaaaaaactaaataaaagctatacaatacatttcaaaaacaccttgtgaaaattgctcaaaatatgacattctgatactcactgataagaatgcccaccaaaccgataaagttcaggaaaaccgatatgcaacccgcaatacgtcaaaagccttattagTTGAGCAAACAggagatgttaataaaattgcctaaccagtttgccgtaaatacgaagtgcatttttccccaaaaaatgaatttctgaatttaggGGCAAATCGAATGGGAATTTCAGTCATGGGAGTTTTTTGACACGGGGAATTTATTTCCAGGGTCAGATTCATGCTATGGCATTTTCGTGTACCCGAAAAAACCCATTTTTCGGCTTAAAAACGagccgaaaaaaattcatcgaattttgcatttttcatgaccttttttttgttgattaatTTGAGGTCGCTAAGCACGAAAATGAAGTTCAAATTCATTCTCGTCGCAGAGTTTCCCAGATATTTATCAGTTCTCGATTGAGGAAGCGCCAGTGCTCAAATTGGACACCAGAAAACAccttttacttgatttttttgaaaataaaaaaagtctgaaaaatgcGCACGTTAGGTCAACGGCGAGCTGTCAAAAAGTTACAGTAAACATCATAAAAGTGTATggattttttcctttcaaatttttatatccATCTTCAAAATCTTATAAGCTTTTAACAAGTATGTAAATCGTCAAACAAGCTCAACTTTAAACTTTaaagttttttggtaaatattttcacTCTCACAGCCTTCCTCAAATTAAATTGGGATGTCCAATAATGGCAGTTCTGCTTCTGTCCTAACATAAGGAACTCATTAAAAACAATCGGAGCACTTGAACCTCAAATAAGCTGGCTGAGAATGACTCTAAAAACAAATACATGATATGAATACGAAACCTTTTTTATTGGCTCGGAAACTGTCTCCTTGGacggaattttcaatttgtggtaCCAATTTAGCCCTAGGTAGGATATTTCTGTTAGCGTTGACGCGTTCGATAGCTTTCTGGAATGCATATTCTTGTCTGTTTTCATCTGTATCGAAAAGTCCGCCTAAAACCAAACACAACGATTAACCACATAAAAGTTTCGAGTTCCTCCTCAAACTAAATGGAATATTATTCCAAACTTACCAATACGCACAACTTCGGGCACAGCAGCGATGAACTCGAACCATAAACACAAGCTTATCCAGCAGAACTGCATCAATTTGGTCATTTTAACGAAATGGATTATGTATGTATCATTCGAGTACAATCAAAGCTTCGTAAGGCAATTGCTACGATTTCATCGACGATCGCAAGTAATTTTCTTCATTCTAAAATTCTGCTAagaaccaaaaacaaaaacagaaatattTTGAGATACTCCATGAGAACTGTAGATTTATGTACCTCAATTTCCTAAGATCTAATTTGAGAAATGTatacaaatttatttaaaataaaatccaaaGAAATACCCAGCTGAAGGCAAAAAATGACCGAAATATTACTTACTCCAAATGAAGGTTTCGGATTACATGGTTTTAACGCCAAGAACACCAACTCGTCACCGCTTTATTCAACCtgagtaaaatgaaaatcgaaattgaaaacacaaaaaaatactcgGCTGGAATTTCCGTACACAACGACCAAAGCATGCGCGCCATTTGAGCGTTGCCCTCCTCCATACAGCAGTATCCTATCGATAGgctcgagtttttcaaaattttactcctTTACTCAGTTTCAGCCCTGCTGGCGACGTCTGAATTTCTGTCTATCTAGTATCAGctatacgtacatataaaagAGTAGGGGTgctaatgtacctacttttaaacgATATCTGAGAACACTGAGCTTATaccttgttaattttttctcagctGGGTGAATCtgcttttaaatttgaaattgcaaaacCAGCATTTAAACGAAGAGTATTCCACTCAAGAAATAAATATTCGTACCTTGTGTTGAAATCTCATTTGGTGCAGAGatttttatgttgaattttcaattacataaaACGTCTACGAAGGGTAACTATATTATTCTATAATGAGACGATTTCTTCGCACGTTTcgatacctaataatttttttatccccTACATAGCAACTAACTTGTAACATCTCGTTACCCTACTGTACCCTGCCTAAAAGACGATCAATTTATGGGAAGCTGAGTGCGCAAAATAATCGTACTTTATGCGCTATGACCCGCCAACGTcttcgttgttgttttttgcatttaaTACCCCAATCTCCGTTTTACCTTTCGCATAATTTTACAATTACAGGTTTcgttaattgatttttaaacgCAATATGAAAATTCTAGTCTTTAATTAAGtctctgaaattaaaaaaaataggcagCTTTTGCATGTCTTCTGTACTGGTATAGGATGAATTTGTTATTATGAAGGTATTTCAACCCTTTAAAGCTTATGAGAAGTTTGACcgataaatttcaagaatttttaagACAGAAATTAAACTGAATAATCAATcagattgtaattttttttaaaaatagagaattttcctcaatttttaaaaatatgatgttAATTTCCAAAACCAACTTTACAGATGCTGCTggaacaaaaaaatccaatttaatagaaattttgttgtgaaattttatcagctaaaattttttttgattgaccATCTCCATTTTTCAATAAGATCCGCTGAGAAAATTAGGTGCTCCAAAATGCAAGATTTTATTCccttttttcaacatctttgaCAGCTCAgatgggaaaatttttgcatctcaacaacattgaaataaaatagggTCAATAACGCcggaatttttgatgttttggaattttgagaaattcagtTCACGTGTAAAAACTGATGCTGTTTTTATACAGAATCAGAATTCAAcggaaaaaattcttattttagaAGACTCCTGGACTCGTATGAGAAACAGGTCcctttcttaaattttcaattttatttataattttttttttggaatttgatttcttttaaaatttagtacctaatttctcaatttttacattgaaatgagatattttcaccTCACCTTCTTTtgtgaattgattttcaaaatctttgtgCTTTTCCTTattgcacaaaatttcattttactcaTTATAGAccttttcgttgaaaattcaaaaacattaaaattttactacttcttaaatttttttaaaaatcataattttagcattttttttttgttggaaatttctaattctaaaataaaattttatcaaaattgaaaatcccagcgtttgaaatttctcgtcgTAATTCCCACATCTGGAGTTTGATTGTTCAAGAATGCtcctatttgaagaaaaattgttatcaaaaatgtcaaaattccacagttgagatttttttgaaagctcaattttcaaaatcttgtcaAATTTCGGAGCTAcggtataaaaatttgaaaaaaaattcaagatgaatttattatatttttgaaaataatttctatgctgcaaaaatgtttttcaagtgtcgtcttttaagtttttaatcattttcccGAAACGATAAATACGCTTTTTGCGTCATTCATCTGGGCCTCGTCTGGAAAGTAGGATGTTCCGGGACAGATAATTATAGAATATTTTACCTGGTAATTTAGCAAGGAAGACAAACTACCTGAGTGTGTGCAAGTTGATTTGCCAACCTTGAAAACTGCAGGGACCAAGTTACATGGtctatttttatatgtattatcg is from Planococcus citri chromosome 1, ihPlaCitr1.1, whole genome shotgun sequence and encodes:
- the KaiR1D gene encoding glutamate receptor ionotropic, kainate 2, which gives rise to MTKLMQFCWISLCLWFEFIAAVPEVVRIGGLFDTDENRQEYAFQKAIERVNANRNILPRAKLVPQIENSVQGDSFRANKKACNILRKGVAAIFGPQSAAAARHTQSICDTMEVPHLETRQFKMSRGSCLVNLFPHPMALSEAFASVVKSFGWKNYAIIYEDLDDLVHLQGLIGGEHYLKPSFITRLNSEITDHRPLLKKMKNMGFSQIVIDCTTEKTLALLKQAQQLGMTGSYHSYLLTSLDIHTLNLDEFRYAGANLTAFKLINFNRPEFKKILHDWDNATTMKTETALMYDAVYLFAKALHDLDASQQIDINPISCDSTVDTFSHGFSLINYMRVVEIEGLSGLIKFDNQGFRTNVQFDIITLREDGLKTIGTWNSTSGLNFSQTYTETYTEIVESLQTKHFIITTLLSAPYFTRKPSSELLTGNNQFEGYVVDLIGEIARILGFNYTFRIVPDGRHGSMNRATHEWDGMIGELLEQRADLAVADLTITYDREQVVDFTMPFMNLGISVLYRKPIRHSPNLFSFLSPLSFDVWLYMATAYLGVSLLLFILARFSPYEWENPHPCKKDPEVLQNQFSLINSLWFVIGTLMQQGSDIVPKALSTRIVAGTWWFFTLIMISSYTANLAAFLTVERLESPITSAEDLAKQSTIKYGALRGGSTAAFFRDSNISTYQRMWTVMESARPSIFTESNQEGVERVLRGNGNYAFLMESTSIEYVTERHCTLTQIGGMIDSKGYGIATPPNSPFRTPISSAILKLQEGGTLHALKTKWWKEKRGGGSCTDEMHQKNNNANELTLASVGGVFVVLLVGLGLACIVAVGEFLWRLRMEALEGRVRHDLISSHVPKTKPYDILQKVDLQPPNY